In a single window of the Paenibacillus sp. MMS20-IR301 genome:
- the ruvC gene encoding crossover junction endodeoxyribonuclease RuvC, whose protein sequence is MRILGIDPGLAIVGFGFVDKTGNKLTPVQYGCIQTEAHTPEEERLLHVYEGMVQLIDKYKPDAVAIEKLFFSRNVTTALPVAQARGVLILAAVQRGLPVAEYTPMMVKQAVVGYGKAEKKQVQEMVKLLLKLSAVPKPDDVADALAVAVCHAHSVSLNSKLNEVLRK, encoded by the coding sequence TTGCGCATCTTGGGAATTGACCCGGGGCTGGCGATTGTCGGCTTTGGTTTTGTAGATAAGACGGGAAACAAGCTGACCCCGGTACAATACGGCTGTATCCAGACTGAGGCGCATACGCCGGAAGAGGAACGACTGCTGCATGTCTATGAAGGCATGGTGCAGCTGATAGACAAATATAAACCGGATGCGGTTGCGATAGAGAAGCTGTTCTTCAGCCGCAATGTGACCACGGCGCTGCCGGTGGCGCAGGCGCGGGGAGTATTGATTCTGGCGGCCGTGCAGCGTGGGCTTCCGGTTGCCGAATACACGCCAATGATGGTGAAGCAGGCCGTGGTAGGCTACGGCAAGGCCGAGAAGAAGCAGGTGCAGGAGATGGTCAAGCTGCTGCTTAAGCTGTCCGCCGTACCGAAGCCTGATGATGTGGCGGATGCACTGGCGGTGGCGGTCTGCCACGCCCATTCCGTAAGTCTTAATTCCAAATTAAATGAGGTATTGCGAAAATGA
- the ruvA gene encoding Holliday junction branch migration protein RuvA: MIDFLRGPVVHLESEYVVLDVQGVGYRVFCPNPYAFAKAEGPVMIYIHYQTREDATLLFGFPTREEQKLFRKLIEVSGIGPRVALGILTGGSPDQLISAIYQENITFLTKLPGIGKKTAQRMILDLKDKLDGFGGAALQTGLFAVAAEAQAKAEALPWEEARDALKGLGYTDAELDRVWLTMKKEGTDTGPVDVLMKKALGLLYTAK; this comes from the coding sequence ATGATAGATTTCCTAAGAGGACCGGTTGTACATTTGGAGTCAGAGTATGTCGTGCTGGATGTTCAAGGCGTCGGATACCGGGTGTTCTGCCCGAATCCGTATGCTTTTGCCAAGGCGGAGGGTCCGGTGATGATCTACATTCATTATCAGACCCGCGAGGATGCTACGCTGCTGTTCGGGTTCCCGACCCGCGAGGAGCAGAAGCTGTTCCGCAAGCTGATTGAAGTATCGGGCATCGGGCCGCGTGTGGCGCTGGGCATTCTGACCGGCGGGTCGCCGGATCAGCTGATCTCAGCGATCTACCAGGAGAACATCACCTTCCTGACGAAGCTGCCGGGCATCGGCAAGAAGACGGCGCAGCGGATGATCCTGGATCTGAAGGACAAGCTGGACGGCTTCGGCGGGGCTGCCCTGCAGACAGGGCTGTTCGCTGTTGCGGCTGAAGCCCAGGCGAAGGCCGAGGCGCTGCCGTGGGAAGAGGCCCGGGATGCCCTGAAGGGACTTGGTTATACTGATGCCGAGCTGGACCGTGTCTGGCTGACGATGAAGAAGGAAGGGACGGATACCGGCCCGGTTGATGTACTGATGAAGAAAGCGCTGGGACTGCTGTATACCGCCAAGTAG
- the ruvB gene encoding Holliday junction branch migration DNA helicase RuvB, whose amino-acid sequence MDDRIISANLMMDEQAVELSLRPRYLGEYIGQNRVKENLKIYIEAAKMRSEALDHVLLYGPPGLGKTTLANIIANELGVNLRTTSGPAIERPGDLAALLTNLQEGDVLFIDEIHRLHRTVEEVMYPAMEDFALDIMIGKGPSARSVRLDLPPFTLIGATTRAGLLSAPLRDRFGVVSRLEYYTTDELSFIVSRNAELLGIEILGDAAEEIALRARGTPRIANRLLKRVRDYAQVRGDGIITPDIAAESLKMLQVDPRGLDSIDHKMLQSMIGSFRGGPVGLDTIAATIGEESQTIEDVYEPYLLQIGFLQRTPRGRIVTPAAYHHLGLPLPPQQN is encoded by the coding sequence ATGGATGACCGGATTATATCAGCCAATCTGATGATGGACGAACAGGCGGTTGAATTAAGCCTGCGCCCCCGTTATCTGGGTGAATACATCGGACAGAACCGGGTTAAAGAGAACCTGAAGATATATATTGAAGCCGCCAAGATGCGAAGCGAAGCGCTGGATCATGTGCTGCTCTACGGGCCTCCCGGCCTCGGCAAAACCACGCTCGCCAACATTATCGCTAATGAGCTGGGCGTCAATCTGCGCACCACCTCCGGCCCGGCCATCGAGCGGCCGGGCGATCTGGCCGCTCTGCTGACCAACCTGCAGGAAGGCGATGTGCTGTTCATCGACGAGATTCACCGCCTGCACCGCACGGTAGAGGAGGTCATGTATCCGGCGATGGAGGATTTCGCGCTGGATATTATGATCGGCAAAGGCCCGAGCGCCCGCTCGGTGCGGCTGGATCTGCCGCCGTTCACGCTGATCGGGGCGACGACCCGCGCCGGGCTGCTGTCCGCTCCGCTGCGTGACCGCTTCGGCGTAGTCAGCCGCCTCGAGTATTACACGACCGATGAGCTGAGCTTCATCGTGTCGCGTAACGCCGAGCTGCTGGGCATCGAGATTCTGGGCGATGCCGCCGAAGAGATTGCCCTGCGGGCCCGCGGGACTCCGCGGATTGCCAACCGCCTCCTGAAGCGGGTGCGGGATTATGCGCAGGTCCGGGGGGACGGGATCATCACCCCGGACATCGCCGCTGAATCGCTGAAGATGCTTCAGGTAGACCCGCGCGGCCTGGACAGCATCGACCATAAGATGCTGCAGTCGATGATCGGCTCTTTCCGCGGCGGCCCTGTCGGACTGGATACTATCGCCGCTACCATCGGCGAGGAGAGCCAGACGATCGAGGATGTCTACGAGCCGTATCTGCTGCAAATTGGTTTCCTGCAGCGTACACCGCGGGGGCGCATCGTGACTCCGGCAGCCTATCATCATCTGGGGCTGCCGCTGCCGCCGCAGCAGAATTGA
- a CDS encoding SpoIID/LytB domain-containing protein: protein MKLAKRKKTGMGLLGRGALAALLVAASVLAPAGTTHADANGTIRVALYADIGSKYKSTVPLITLQSDSGFSLLPAAGGAPLLAVPAQNKVRISLDGYRVKVLETPTWQVAADAAKKLQSTSDKPQLFMATRGGAKVYQLYTGGYASESAATNGLASVQKAGLALPAGQTPAVAGTKHLSAGAFTTLEEAQGVVGSFTAAGLDAWPVFVSGADGSTRTEVWVGEAVNDSSLAAISASAAAALPQYALTPLAAGSSGLIVRMDAGLDFTTETQAFHYLLSGSEAKFVAAGNEKGILLTERSKRIYRGDLELGSLNGSLSVINVVPLEQYLYAVVGGEVSSGWPEEALKAQAVAARSYALAQGNRFDVANVVDTTLSQVYNGISAEAPVITRAVDATAGEVLMSGGKIVEAVFSSNSGGVTADPSEVWNNGGDTFVSVASAEDAAAVASSKKWYYLLLDSGISGYAREDNIKLTGNSTAAGLPLATATAKDVNIRPLPVIESSVTPTGKLNPGDNAVVLDQVFESGSYSWIKGPYTSADLLKSLTGKVSGTLPSSITSLQVTKRGPSGRAVEVKANGQILQVKYPDLFRSSFGGLPSTLFDIVPAGSYTVLGADGSTAAIGSSASAGVLSATGKVTAAGSGTVVMGADQTSRVVTNSPGFYFIGWGNGHGLGMSQWGVKGMADSGYDYKQILQHYFNNVTIVKE, encoded by the coding sequence ATGAAGCTTGCCAAGCGGAAAAAAACGGGGATGGGGCTGCTGGGCCGCGGCGCACTGGCTGCGCTGCTGGTTGCAGCCAGTGTCCTGGCTCCTGCAGGTACCACTCATGCCGACGCAAACGGGACGATCCGGGTTGCGTTGTACGCCGATATAGGCAGTAAATACAAATCAACAGTACCGCTGATTACATTGCAGTCGGATTCGGGCTTCAGCCTGCTTCCGGCTGCGGGCGGAGCACCGCTGCTTGCGGTTCCGGCCCAGAACAAAGTCCGCATCAGCCTGGACGGCTACCGGGTGAAGGTGCTCGAAACACCGACCTGGCAGGTAGCGGCGGATGCGGCCAAGAAGCTGCAGTCTACTTCGGACAAGCCGCAGCTGTTCATGGCAACGCGGGGCGGTGCCAAGGTCTATCAGCTTTATACCGGAGGCTACGCCAGTGAGAGTGCAGCTACTAACGGGCTCGCCTCGGTTCAAAAGGCAGGGCTGGCTCTTCCTGCCGGCCAGACGCCTGCAGTAGCCGGAACGAAACATCTGTCCGCTGGCGCCTTCACGACGCTGGAGGAAGCGCAGGGAGTTGTCGGAAGTTTTACGGCTGCGGGCCTCGACGCCTGGCCGGTGTTTGTCTCCGGGGCGGATGGCAGTACGCGGACTGAAGTATGGGTGGGCGAGGCAGTTAACGACAGCAGCCTTGCCGCAATCTCTGCTTCAGCGGCCGCTGCACTTCCCCAGTATGCACTGACCCCGCTGGCTGCGGGCAGCTCCGGGTTAATCGTCCGGATGGATGCGGGACTTGATTTCACCACGGAGACCCAGGCGTTTCATTATCTTCTGTCCGGCAGTGAGGCCAAGTTTGTTGCCGCCGGCAATGAGAAGGGAATTCTGCTTACCGAAAGATCAAAGCGGATCTACCGCGGCGATCTGGAGCTTGGCAGTCTGAACGGTTCCTTGTCAGTAATCAATGTAGTGCCGCTGGAACAATACCTGTATGCGGTAGTCGGCGGTGAAGTATCCTCGGGATGGCCGGAGGAAGCGCTCAAGGCCCAGGCGGTCGCAGCACGCAGCTATGCGCTGGCTCAAGGCAACCGTTTTGATGTAGCGAATGTAGTAGACACTACACTAAGCCAGGTATATAACGGTATTAGTGCCGAAGCTCCTGTCATCACAAGAGCAGTGGATGCTACCGCCGGTGAAGTACTGATGAGCGGCGGCAAGATTGTCGAAGCCGTGTTCTCCTCGAACAGCGGCGGGGTCACTGCAGATCCGTCGGAGGTCTGGAATAACGGCGGAGATACCTTCGTCAGTGTAGCCAGCGCCGAGGATGCTGCGGCAGTGGCCTCATCCAAGAAGTGGTACTATCTGCTGCTGGACAGCGGCATTTCCGGTTATGCGCGTGAGGATAATATCAAGCTGACCGGCAACTCCACCGCAGCAGGTCTTCCGCTGGCTACAGCAACGGCCAAGGATGTCAATATCCGGCCGCTGCCGGTTATTGAGAGCAGTGTAACGCCGACAGGCAAGCTGAACCCCGGCGATAATGCCGTAGTGCTGGATCAGGTTTTTGAATCCGGCAGCTATAGCTGGATTAAGGGGCCTTATACTTCCGCTGATCTGCTCAAAAGCCTGACCGGCAAAGTCAGCGGTACGCTGCCCTCCTCCATCACCAGCCTTCAGGTCACCAAGCGCGGGCCTTCTGGAAGAGCGGTTGAAGTTAAAGCAAACGGCCAGATCCTGCAGGTGAAATACCCGGATTTATTCCGCTCTTCGTTTGGCGGACTGCCCAGCACTTTGTTTGATATTGTACCTGCCGGAAGTTATACTGTACTAGGCGCTGACGGCAGTACAGCTGCTATCGGCAGCTCAGCAAGCGCCGGAGTGCTCTCTGCAACCGGTAAAGTAACAGCTGCCGGCAGCGGAACCGTTGTTATGGGTGCGGATCAGACATCCAGAGTGGTTACGAACAGCCCCGGATTCTATTTCATCGGCTGGGGGAACGGCCACGGACTCGGTATGTCCCAATGGGGTGTGAAGGGTATGGCGGACAGCGGGTATGATTATAAGCAAATATTGCAACACTATTTTAATAACGTTACTATAGTTAAGGAATGA